The genomic stretch TATTTTAGGGGGTTATTTTCAAGTCATGATGAGAGATGAAATTAAAGAGGTATTATTATCAGAAGAGGAAATTCAAACAAAAATAAAGGAACTAGGTGCATCTCTATCTGAAGAATATCAGGATCGTTTTCCTCTTGTAGTAGGTGTGCTAAAAGGCGCAATGCCATTTATGAGTGACCTGATTAAACGAATGGATGTTCATTTAGAGGTAGACTTCATGGATGTCTCTAGCTATGGAAATGAAATGGTTTCTTCAGGAGAAGTGAAAATCATTAAGGATTTAAATACTTCTGTAGAAGGAAGAGATGTATTAATCATCGAGGACATTATTGATAGTGGGCTAACCTTAAATTACTTAGTTGATTTATTTCATTATAGAAAAGCTAAGTCGGTTAAGATTGTCACGCTATTGGATAAGCCTGAAGGAAGAA from Anaerobacillus alkaliphilus encodes the following:
- the hpt gene encoding hypoxanthine phosphoribosyltransferase, whose product is MRDEIKEVLLSEEEIQTKIKELGASLSEEYQDRFPLVVGVLKGAMPFMSDLIKRMDVHLEVDFMDVSSYGNEMVSSGEVKIIKDLNTSVEGRDVLIIEDIIDSGLTLNYLVDLFHYRKAKSVKIVTLLDKPEGRKVDLKPDLAGFKVPDEFVVGYGLDYAERYRNLPYIGILKPEIYQG